A stretch of DNA from Gimesia chilikensis:
CGCGACCCGGAGAAAGAGCAGTCAGATCATCTCCGCGCTGCGCTGGCCATGTGTGAAAACGTGGACTGGAACGTCGGACGTGTCTTGAAGAAACTGAATCAACTCGGAATCGAAGATGAGACCATCGTGCTCTACTTCTCCGATAATGGCCCCAACGGTTTTCGCTGGAACGGGGACATGAAAGGCAAGAAAGGTTCACTTGATGAAGGCGGTGTGCGCTCTCCGTTTGTGATCCGCTGGACCGGACATATCCCCGCAGGACGTCAGGTGAACCAGGTTGCAGGTGCGATTGATCTTCTGCCGACCTTGACCGATCTGGCTGGGATTAAACGTCCCGAACCAAAGCCGATTGACGGCGTGAGCCTCAAACCATTGATCATGGGGGACGCCAATTCCTGGCCGAACCGGATGATCTTCTCCAGCCTGCGTCAGCGAGTCAGTGTTCGTACCGATCAGTATCGGCTCTCTGAGAAAGGACAACTCTATGACATGACTCAGGATCCCGGCCAGCGGAAAGATATCGCCGGTGAACGGCCTGAAGTTACTCAGAAGCTCAAACAGGCAGTCAAAGACTGGAAAAAGTCAGTCTGGCCCCAGGGCTACCCCAAAGATAGCCGCCCTTTCCTGATTGGTTACGGCGGCGCGAAATCGACTCAACTGCCTGCCCGTGATGCCATTTCTCACGGTGAGATCAAACGTTCGTCCCGGCATCCCAACTGCAGCTTCTTCTATAACTGGACCAGCCCACAAGACAGCATCACCTGGGATGCAGAAGTGGTTCAGGCAGGCACCTACGAGGCGATACTCTATTATACCTGCCCTACAGCTGATATCGGTTCGACCGTCGAACTGAGTTTCAAAGACAGTCACCTGACAGGCAAGATAACTGAAGCGCAC
This window harbors:
- a CDS encoding arylsulfatase, with amino-acid sequence MKPILTLGLLVCLLTGNLLANDQKHPNIVVFLADDQGWGDVSHNGNTNLHTPNIDSLVKEGVRFNHFYVGAVCAPTRAAFLTGRYHARTGTTGVSKGEERFNSDEFTVAQAFKAAGYATGAFGKWHNGTQYPNHPNAKGFDEYYGFTSGHWGHYFSPMLDHNGTFVKGEGYITDDLTSKAIAFIDQQVKRDKPFFTYLPYCTPHSPMQVPDEYWDRFSDKKLKMHHRDPEKEQSDHLRAALAMCENVDWNVGRVLKKLNQLGIEDETIVLYFSDNGPNGFRWNGDMKGKKGSLDEGGVRSPFVIRWTGHIPAGRQVNQVAGAIDLLPTLTDLAGIKRPEPKPIDGVSLKPLIMGDANSWPNRMIFSSLRQRVSVRTDQYRLSEKGQLYDMTQDPGQRKDIAGERPEVTQKLKQAVKDWKKSVWPQGYPKDSRPFLIGYGGAKSTQLPARDAISHGEIKRSSRHPNCSFFYNWTSPQDSITWDAEVVQAGTYEAILYYTCPTADIGSTVELSFKDSHLTGKITEAHDPPLVGAEQDRAQRSESLVKDFQPLVLGNIQLPKGTDELTLRALEIPGKQVMDFRLLILNRID